The Melopsittacus undulatus isolate bMelUnd1 chromosome 17, bMelUnd1.mat.Z, whole genome shotgun sequence DNA window GCTGCGGGCTCACCTCCTGCCACTGCACCACAGCGTTCCCGTCGGGATCCTGCACATGGGGATGTGTGGCATCAGCTCATGGAGACGAAGACAGGGCATGGGGTGGTGCAGGGGGGTTGAGAAGCTCAAGGACTCAGGTCACCCTGGGTATCCTTGCAAGAAGCAGGGTTTTGCCCTGACATCACgctcagagcatccctgggaaCATCACTTCTCCCAAAGGAAAAGTCCCCACCCTGGGTGCTGTATCCGAGCTCCAGCCTGGTTACAGCAGCCGGAGCTGGCAGGGGGATGCTCCAGCCTTGGCTGGTAAGAGCCATTGCCATCTTCATTTGTGTAACCTCACAGGGGACACCCTGTGTCTAAGGCAGACAGAAACCTGACTCTTGGTGGGctgggaatcacagaatcccagcctggtttgtgttggaagaggcCTTTAAAGGGGTGAtctttaaagctcctccagctccaacccctgccatgggcagggaccccttccactggagcagctgctccaagcccctgtgtccaacctggccttgagcactgccagggatggggcagccacagcttctctgggcaccctgtgccagcgcctcagcaccctcacagggaacagcttctgcctaagatctacCCAAGCCCTTATGCCCTCTCTCTGTAACTTCTCTCAACACCTGCAGCAAGGATGCTTCTTGTCCCCAGTATCACACACATGCTGGGCCCCATTGTTCCTCCCAAGGGAGCCGACAGGCTGCCACAAGGTGACAACTCACCTCCACGGCCACCAAGGGAATctgcaaagaaagagagaagccTTTAGCATGGTCAAAGTGCACAGAGTTGAGCTCATGGCTAAAACCGGGGGctgagtccctctccaggttccctgcagcccctttaggcactggagctgctctcaggtctccccttcaggagccttctcttgtccaggctgccccagcccagctctctcagcctggctccagagcagagctgctccagccctcacagcatccccatggcctcatccaacagctgctgccccagggctggatcagggctgcagggggggtctcaccagagctcagcagaggggcaggatcccctcctttgaccatatcccacatcccgtcagtgttttggggtttcCACCCCTGCATCTGTCTCCTCTGTAATCTTGGAGACACAGAAGATTCTGCCACTGCGGCCAAGACCAATGGTCTCAGGCACACGGGGACCCCAGTGCCTCCAACCCCCCCTGTGCCCAAGCCCATCTCACCTCTCTGTTGTTGGCAATGAGGTTTTGATCCAAACGGACAATTCGAATCTTCACTGGAGAgagcaaaggcaggagcaggagtgAGTGCCACAGCCGGGAACCCAAACCTGGGGATCCCATCCCAAGAGCCTGGGAGCGCTTCCAGATCCCCCTCACCAGTTTGTCCAGGCTCGTAGACATCCTTGTCTGTCTGCACCAAGGCACTCAGCCTCAGAGTTTCCACAATGACTTTCCTCTGCTCGGAGGCCTGCAGGGAGCCTCCCTGGATGGAGATGTGAAGTTCCGCAACCTCGTGCATCCAGGCAGGAGCAGTAGGAATCTGCCCACAGAGAAACACCAGAAATGGTTTCAAAGCCTTTATTTTGGATGCCAGTGTGACACCAAACCCGTCCCTCACCATCACTGACCCCTGAAGGCACCAGGGAACTGCTGTGCATGGGAAGATGATGCTCCCAAGGTCCCCATGTGCTCCATGTCCCTCCACTCTCCAGGCGGACCCCAGTCCCGTCCCTGTTCCCCCAGCCCAgctatggcaggggggctgtGACTCACGGTGGGGAAGTGGGGCCAGCTCAGCTGGAGGATCCCATTGCCCTGCTCCTCCAGGGTGATGTTGGGGACTCCGAGCTTGCTTGCCAGGTGCAGGGTCACCCGCACGGGCTCCTGCAGGTCCATGAGGTGGATGTGCACTTTGCCCGGGTATGGGTAATAGAACGTGGAAGGGAAGAGCACCAGGTAGTGCCTGGAGAGGGGACACTTTGGCAGGGGAGGAGACCACCGTATCCCAGTGCTCCCCTCCACTCCAGAGTCTCAAGGCAAAGGATGTCAGGGGGGTTTCTAGCCCTGGATGCTCTCTGCAGGGCTACAACACCCAGTCTTGCACCCAAGCACAAAGAGAGGTTGGCCAAAGCATAGACCAGAGCAGAGCCCACCTTGGGAAAGAGCTGAGGGGTTGATccacaggaggaggaaaggctctgctcctcctccagcttGTGTGAGAGGTGGCAtctgcaccagcacagcccagagACACCAACCCCAGGGGCAAAGCCTTGTTATGGGGACAACCATCCCAACCAGCCTCCACGGCCATAGCAAGCACCGTCACACCACCGAGACCACCCGCTATCCCATAGGCATGGAGAGGCAGACACAGAGAGGGCTTACGGCTTTGCAGATGCTCCAGCTGTGAGATACAGGGTgcaaagcagcaggcagggcagggcggCTGCAGACCCCATCCTTGGAGGACCAAGGTGGTCCCAGAGGCCCCGTGctgggttttcttcctctcctcaaGCTTTCATCTCCCTGCTGGCAGCAAACAAGAGACAAGCGAGGTCTGTGTCTAGGCCCCAGGTTTCCAGCCAGGACAATGTTTAACCACCAGACCTGAGCTTTGATGGGTTCAAGGCTCTGGGCAGCCAAACGCCACCCATAGTGGTGGGGCTGCTGAGTCAGCTCGGAGCTGATGGACTGACTGCACACAGGGAGCACAGGGAATAACGGCTCCTTCTGGGAAGTGAGATCTTCACACGTGCACTGCCCCTGACCATGTTCATGGGACAGTTCTTGATCCAGAGAGTTGCTGCTCATGGGAAGCCCCTATTGTGCTGCTCACGGTGTCTGTCTGGGTGGGTGATCGTTCCTCCATAGTGAGCCAGGCACTCCGAGAGCAGGAACGATGCCAACCTGGAGCCCTGTgcccttgtttgctcatggcTTGCACGTCTTGTTTGAAGAGGGGAGGTGAAGGCTGCCCaccctgcagccagccctggggACAGCCATGTGCCGttccccctgccccactgtCACCATGGCATGGCTGGGACAGGAGCTGCTCTGTTGGGAAGGAGCCAGTCGATGCCCAGAGCCATCCCTGGCTGCAGGGAACAGGCCAGAGGAGGTGGCAGATGATGGATGGATCTGGTTGTGTCCTGGTCTGGAGACCATGGGAAAGTCCCTCttgctcatccagttccaacccctgccacgggcagggaccccttccactggagcagctgctccaagcccctgtgtccaacctggccttgagcactgccagggatggggcagccacagcttctctgggcaccctgtgccagcgcctcagcaccctcacagggaacagcttctgcctaagagctcagctcagtctcccctcgggcaggttcaagccattccccttggcctgtccctacaggcccttgtcccaagcccctctccagctttcttgcagcccctttaggcactggagctgctctcaggtctccccttcaggagccttctcttgtccaggctgccccagcccagctctctcagcctggctccagagcagagctgctccatgtgcAGTGATGCAGACACCCCTCATGGCCACAAGGAGATGGATCCCCCTGCCCACCCTCCCCTCAGCACCAGAGGCACAGGCAGGATGCaatgcacacacagcaccaggtATGGACTGTTTAATCTCACACCCTTGTCTCATAGTTCAGCATCGTGACAACATCCCCTGGACCTGCGGCTCCTCCCCAGGCCACACACTGTGCTCTGGACCCCTCCGCAGAGCTTGCTGCATCAGAGCAGCATCTCCAGTTTGCAGTAGCCTCTGGAAGAAGCAACCCAGTGAGCCCATGGGTGAACCCCAGTGAGAGTCACACCATCAGAGGTAGAAAGCAGTGCAGTgaagccccagccctgcctggcacatctctgtccccatcccagtgtgCAGGCAGGAGCCATCCAGGCAGACAGGGCTTGTTACCCAGGACCAAGCTGGAGGGAGGCAGGCAGTGCCCTGGGGAGGGGATGCACAATCATAGCAAGGGGGTTTAGGGGCACCTTGcactggttttggggtgctgcCCTGTCCCTatgctgcagtgctctgcttcCCCTTGCTCCAGGCTGCTGGGGCAGTGGCAGGTCTGGTGGACACATCCacaggggacaaggggacagcATGGCTCAGCCTCTGGCTGTGCCACCTCCCTTGTGGCCCTGACGGGGTTGAGCCATGTGCCTAATTGCTGGTCCCAGTTGTGTTCTCCTCGCACTGGGGGCTGCCTGtgcccctgccagccccagccccaacCCCAGCACAATGTGGGTGCTGAGGATGCTCAGCACTCTGGTCCTCACAGCAGCTCACAGACATCTCAGCGAAGGCATCAGCCATGGCCTGGCGGACAGTGTCGGTCAGTCTGGGGACATCCGTGGAGCTCAGGCCCTGGGTTTCCACCTTGGGGAGGATTTGGATGGTGCACGTCCCTGGATAGAGAAGGGGAAGGCCAGGGATGCTGTTAGGTGAACCTACTGGGAAGCAGGTCTCCCCACCAGCCTCAGTGTTCCACAGAGGCCTCCAAGCCACCCATCCCTGATCCCTACAACCAGCCCTGACCACTTTCCAATGGGACTTCTTGTCCATCACTCACCAGATgtgaatttcttttccttggagCTGAAGAAATCCCAGTATGGGGAGAACACGACAGGGAAAATGGGAACCTGTAGGACACGGAGCATGAGGGGTGTCCATCACACAGACCCCCTCCAGCTCCTGACATGGCCCAGGCTTCAGCAGGTCCCTGTGCCCTCACAGGGTGCCTGTCCTGCGGACTGCAGAACCCAGAAGACCCTCAtgtcccccatcccactgccccAGGGTGCACATTCCCCCACTCCATCAAGGGCAAGCGGAGGGGCAGGTTGGCCTTACCTGAGCCTGCACAGCCAAGTGGAAAGCCCCACGCTTGAAGGGCAGCATGGATTTGTCCTGGTTCCTGGTGCCTTCAGGGAAAATCCACACTCGGAACTGAATGGGACAGGGGGAGACGTGAGCATGGACCCAACCCAGTCACCCTGGAAATGTGCTTGCCCCATTGGTGCTTGCTCCCCtgctccccccttgctccctcaCCTTTTCACGCTGCATGGTCCTGGCTGTCTGGGAGATGACGTTGATGGCATCTTCCCTTTTATAGCGGTCGACAAAGATGATGCCGCTGAGCCAGGAGGCCCACCCCACCGTGCCCATGTATAGGATCTCCTTCTTGGCGATGGGCACACAGCGGTCAGGGATGATCTCCACCATGCCTGGAGGATGGATGGGAGAGGAAAGGATCTGTCCATGCCCAATGGCACCCAGCACCAACCAGCcctgtggctgcagtgaccTGGTATCATCGTCCATTGGCTCAACCCTCCCTCTGTAGCACATCCATAGCCCTGAGCTCCTGTCCCACCACCTCTTCTGGCTCATGCCTACCACACTGCCCTGTACAAACCCTGGTCCTGGCCTCTCTGGGACCCCCAAGGGTGAGCCTGGTCcacccctgcagcaccccaAAAGCTGCCTATACAAGTGCTGAGCCCCCCATCTCCTTTGCACTTACCCATGAGGTCAAGAGCAGCTTGGTGGTTGGAAACTATCACATAGAGCTCCTCGGTGTTcaggtgctccaagccccacaCCTGCATCTTGATGCCATAAAAGTGTTTGAGGGGCAGGATTGCAGCACGCAGGAGCCTAGGGCAGAGGAACACACACTGGGAGCAGATCACACAGAGTGGGGCTGTGATGCTTTCCCACTGAGGGAGCAAAGCCCAGCATGGGCCAGGCTAGATGTGGTCTGAATGAGCACAGACTGTGTCAGTCTGTATGCAGTCTTCGCTTTTCTAAGCACATTTATAGCCTGCATAGCTCAGAGCTAACCCTGCAACCACCCCCAAGGGGAGCCCAGCTGCTGTCAGTAGTAGAAAGTCTTCATTGGAGCTCCTAAGGAAGAGCAGCCAACACAAGGGAGAAGAACAGACTTTCTGATGTCCAGGGATGATagcaaagcaagaagagaagggaagggatgggatgggatgggaagggatgggatgggatgggatgggatgggatgggatgggatgggatgggatgtcTGCCTGCAGCCAAGGTGTAAACCATCACATCCCAGTGAGGACCACAGTCTTTGCCCAGGTAAGCTTCACCCTGAGGCTCACCCAGTGTACAGCTGGAAACCCacacaccagcactgcagacacatAGAGCCAGAGGAGCTGGATAGCATCCATGGGGAACTGAGCTGTAGGTGGATGAGATCcggacaggacaagaggaaatggcctcaagctgccccagggcaggtttagatggagctgaggaacaattcctgccccacagggtgctcaggctttggaacaggctgcccagggcagggctgcaggcaccagccctaCAAGTGCTCACACagtgtggagacgaggcctcagtgccatggggcaggggtggcctcagcagtgctgggcaaTGGTTGGgtttgatgatcttgaaggccttttccaaccaaGTTGATCCCATGACTGTATGAAGGAGGACATGCAGAGGAACAGTCTGGATGGTTTTACAGGGATGTGGATGTCTCCATGGActgtcccagcacagcagccaaAGGGCAGCACCCTGGGCACCAAgctttgtgctgcaggaggagggggcagaaagcagggaaaggaaaacaactcTGCTTCATTCTGCAGAGGAAATCACAGAGAACAGCTCCACTGGACCTGCAGCATCAGGAAGAGATGGACCTTCCATCCATGCAGATGGAAGGAGGAACAAGGAAGAGCTGTGTCCCCATCCAGAGAGGGCTGGACCAGATGGCAGAGCTGATGAAGGGTGACACTCAGTATGAGAGTAACGAAAGGAACGGAAGGAGGATGAAGCAACGGGGATTGCAGCACCCACAGTGGAGAGAAAGAGCTGGCACGTTTTTGGCATTGAAATGGGGCACTCTCCAACCCATGGCATGAAGAGCATCCATGCCAAGAGCCACACATCTGGGAGCAACTGGTCCCAGGGCACCCACAGGGGCAGGAACTCAGGACCAGGGAGGGATGAGAAGAAGCTTGGGAGGGGATAGTAGAGGTAGGCACATAGGAAGGAGACATGATGTTTAGAGGGTCCATTGTATCAGCAGAACCCCTATCCCTTGGGAGATGCAGGCTCAGAGATCCCTGTGTCTGCAGAGAAGTAAAACACTGATGGCAATGCCCCAAAGCCAGAAGTAATGACAGGAACGTGCTCCAAGCCGCAGGCTTTGCGATTCGGAGCCTGAGGAGGAGACGGAGCTGGGCGTGATGCTCTCATGGAGGATGGCTGTGAGGTGTTGGTGGGACAAGATAAGGCAGCGTGAGTCACATTGAGTCACACAGGGATTTCCACTGAGCCGGAAGCTTTTGCGCCAGAGCTCGGGGCACCTCTGGATGCACCCGTGTGTGCACAGCATTCCTGCATCAAACTTCTGCCAAGGGCCCGGAATCCATTGGCACCAGCACACGATGGCTCAAGCCCAGCGATGCTATGAGCTCAGGCATCTTTCATCCTGACATAATTGCATCCCTCCTGGTACCCTTCTCATACCCAGGAATCCAGTGTCAAGATTGCAACACCCTTGAAAGCAATCGGACCTTCCCCTCGTGTTGCACAGCGATGTTATCTGGGCTGCCACCaccctggagcagagctgggacagGACTGTGCCATGTCCCACAGCTGATGGCACCCAGACATCCCCAAAGCTCTCTGCCAAAGCACAGCTCCTGGGGCTCCCACTGGGCAGGGAGATGGTGATAGGGGTGCATTTCCATCCTGCTAATGATGGTACCTCCAACCTTggccaacccccccccccccaatccgCTCAACTGATGACCCCAGTACAGTGATGCCCAAGAACAATCTCTTTTATGCTGTGTCATCCTCCTGGTACCATTAATCCTGACCCAGCTGGCCACCTCCATCAAGGTGTATCCCTCCCTTGGGATGGCCAGCAACTCTTCACCACAGCAGAAGATGCAGATGCACACTTCATTGCCATGTGGACATGACCACAGCACTTGATGTGGCCCCAGGACTCAATAAGGATGACTGGGGCAGCAGACAGCATGTGTCCACAAACCCACACGAGCTCCTCACCCAGCCACTTCTACAACAGACACACATCCCCGTGCTGTACTCACTTCATGTTCTCCACAGAGCGTCCCCGAAGAGCTGCAAAGGGGGACAGGAGGGTGGCCATGGCAATGATCCAGCAGTTGAAGAAGGCCACCTTGCAGAAGTAGTGGAAGGTGGCATTGTACCGGtagagcagcagggctgccaagggcaggaggagcagcagcccatGGAGCAGGACCACATCCATCATGTTGCCccagcaggaggatgctgaggagctcAGCCCGGGATCAGGGTGAATGGCGCAGGGGATGCCGAGGAGCATGAATGGTGGATGAATCAGGTCTATAAGCAGAGCAGCATGTGGGCGTTTGGGGCTGGTCCAGGGCAAAGTGCTGCGTGTATCTCAGCCTGTGCAGAGGCTTGAGGATGGACTGGCTTAGATGGGAGGCAGGCAACCCCACTAAGGGTGGAGAGTGGTGGTGAGTCAATGCCAGGGACCCTGGGTCACCCGGGGAGTCACTGCTGGGAAATGCATTCCTGGGCTGTTAAAAGGCATTGcagaggtgctggagctggtccagagaagggcaatggggctggtgcagggcctggagctcaagggagatggggaagggctgagggacctggggggttcaggctggagaagagaaggctcaggggggacctgatggctcctccaagtgcctgccaggaggatggagccaggaggggctgagctctgctcccaaggaacaagggatgggacaagaggaaacggcctcaagctgcaccagggcaggtttagatggagctgaggaacaattcctgccccacagggtgctcaggcattggaacaggctgcccagggcagggctgcaggcaccggccctgcaagggttcacacccCGTGGAGaggaggcctcagtgccatggggcaggggtggccttggaaatggttggactggatgagcttaaaagGCTTTTCCAACCAGGTTGATTCTCATGATGCTATGACTTGATGCAATCAGATGTGTTGCCCACAAACATGTCCATGCATCTCTCTCAGCCACAGGGACCCCAACCCTGGGAAAGGAGGATGGCAGCTCATAGGGACAGCAGGACCTGGTTCTGGTCCATGCCCATCACCCCAAGGCTTGTCGTAGATCCCTGTTGGCATCATGGCTAATCCCCAATCATTGGATTATTGTTAGACatcccctgctgctccctgcccaggTCTGCAGCAGGCACCTGGTGCCAGCACTCACCATGTCTCTGCTCCCGTTAAATTGGGCTGCAGGACCCCCTCACTTCTCCCTTCCCAAGAACCAGTGTGTGTCACCAAGGTCTAAGCAATGCCACAGGGGTCTGAGCCCTGTCACCCCCTGCTCCTAACCTGGGCTGAAGGAGATGCCAGAGGCTGTCCCATTTGGCAGGCAGGGGCTGCATTGCGTTAGGTGTTTACAGAGGTGTAATGAGCCTGAGCAGGCTGTAATcagcctctcctctgctctgctgctcttgcACTGGGCACGCAGGATCCAGGCCAATGCTGGCTTGAGCTGCAGAAGCTCTGGTCTTGCTTTTGTGATCACAGAGCTAACTCTGACCTGCTCTCAGCCATCAGCAGCATCTCCCAGACAGGCTTTTCCATGTCCTAACCCTGCCAGGATGTGCTAGTGCTGTTGCCCCAACCCATCAGTTTGCCTCTGAGCAGGAACCTGTGAGCAGAGTGCTTCATTTCTGC harbors:
- the LOC101881291 gene encoding 1-acyl-sn-glycerol-3-phosphate acyltransferase alpha, giving the protein MLLGIPCAIHPDPGLSSSASSCWGNMMDVVLLHGLLLLLPLAALLLYRYNATFHYFCKVAFFNCWIIAMATLLSPFAALRGRSVENMKLLRAAILPLKHFYGIKMQVWGLEHLNTEELYVIVSNHQAALDLMGMVEIIPDRCVPIAKKEILYMGTVGWASWLSGIIFVDRYKREDAINVISQTARTMQREKFRVWIFPEGTRNQDKSMLPFKRGAFHLAVQAQVPIFPVVFSPYWDFFSSKEKKFTSGTCTIQILPKVETQGLSSTDVPRLTDTVRQAMADAFAEMSVSCCEDQSAEHPQHPHCAGVGAGAGRGTGSPQCEENTTGTSN